One Bacteroidota bacterium genomic window carries:
- a CDS encoding hydrolase: MKIAVDFDGTIVENKYPAIGEEMLFAFATLDALKKKGHQLILWTFRIGSELDEAVEFCRKHGIEFEAVNANYEGEVFDAATPRKLNVDCFIDDRNVGGFIGWGRIYQLLCPDGQDLEKMVLDYDAHTNYTKHRSFKKRVLYTLSSKKGL, from the coding sequence ATGAAGATAGCCGTAGATTTTGACGGAACGATAGTAGAAAACAAGTACCCTGCCATTGGCGAAGAGATGTTGTTTGCCTTTGCTACATTGGATGCGCTTAAAAAGAAAGGCCACCAATTGATTTTATGGACATTTAGGATTGGTAGCGAATTGGATGAAGCTGTAGAGTTTTGCCGCAAACACGGTATAGAATTTGAAGCTGTAAATGCAAATTACGAAGGTGAAGTATTTGACGCTGCCACACCGCGTAAACTTAATGTTGACTGCTTTATAGACGACCGTAACGTGGGAGGTTTTATAGGCTGGGGCAGAATTTACCAACTGCTTTGTCCTGACGGGCAAGATTTAGAAAAAATGGTATTAGACTACGACGCCCATACGAACTATACAAAGCACCGCAGCTTTAAAAAGCGGGTACTATATACCCTATCATCAAAAAAGGGCCTTTAA